CTAAGTTGTTGATCTGTAACTTTGACATAAATATACAAAAATTCCATTTTCACCTAATTTCAACATACGTGTACATTTGAGTCTGGTTCCTTTCTTTATCTGAAAAGAGTTAAACTGCCCAAATATTTTTTAAAATTGTTGACTGAAAAGGAATCTTTCTTAGATGCATTAAAAAATAGAATTTTACTCTTTGATGGAGCTATGGGAACTGAAATTCAAAAATATGATCCTGCTCCTGAAGATTTCCCAAACAATCAAGACGGATTTAATGATGGTTTAATCTTAACTCATCCTGATTGGATAAAACAAATTCATAGAAATTATTTAGATGCTGGTGCTGATTGCATTGAAACAAATTCTTTTGGTTCAAATAAAATAAAATTAGATGAATATGGTTTTGGTGATCAAACAGTTGATTTCAATAAAAAAATTGCTCTATTGGCATCCGAAGTTTGTGCTGAATATTCTGATACTACTAGATTTGTAATTGGTTCTATGGGTCCAACTGGATATTTGCCAAGTTCTGATGACCCTGATTTAGGCCAAAAACCTCTTGATGAAATCCGTGAAGCTTTTGAATTACAAGCTGAAGGATTAATTCTTGGTGGTGTTGATGCATTGTTAATTGAAACA
This window of the Candidatus Nitrosomarinus catalina genome carries:
- a CDS encoding homocysteine S-methyltransferase family protein, which translates into the protein MTEKESFLDALKNRILLFDGAMGTEIQKYDPAPEDFPNNQDGFNDGLILTHPDWIKQIHRNYLDAGADCIETNSFGSNKIKLDEYGFGDQTVDFNKKIALLASEVCAEYSDTTRFVIGSMGPTGYLPSSDDPDLGQKPLDEIREAFELQAEGLILGGVDALLIETSQDILEVKLVIEACHNAMSKTGKKVAIISNTTLDQYGKMLLGTNIQSAYTTVSDMGIDVFGLNCSTGPIEMNPSVQWLDEQNEHNLLVVPNAGMPENQGGKAVYKMTPEKMADALGDFIDQYNKVRIIGGCCGTNPEHIQSLRKIIDEKASSIKG